In the genome of Paenibacillus pabuli, one region contains:
- the hcp gene encoding hydroxylamine reductase, with translation MFCYQCEQTPSGGCTVVGVCGKNETIASLQDTMIFALKGIAAYATHARQLGYHDPEVDRITHEALYMTLTNSNFNVQEHLDMAMKVGNAAIRIMDVLDRAHTDRFGIPQPITVSQNQIEGQCIVVTGHNLYALEELLRQTEGKGINVYTHSEMLPAHGYPALKKYAHLKGNIGKAWYDQRRLFEQFPGAILATTNCVMPIKGTYADRFFSYEVAGLEGVAKIMDDDFTPLIERALSLPAADVPSEQVLTTGYHHETVIGLAPEIIQAVKDGHIRRFFVIAGCDAPGKGGNYYRELATSLPNDTVILTTSCGKFRFNDVDYGTVGDTGIPRYIDLGQCNNSGSTVKIAMALADAFGCTVNELPVSIVLSWFEQKAVAILLGLFSLGIQDIRIGPKPPEFISAGVLDVLVDMFGLKLITTAEEDMNAMLALS, from the coding sequence ATGTTTTGTTATCAGTGTGAACAGACGCCTAGCGGTGGGTGTACCGTAGTTGGCGTATGCGGCAAAAATGAAACGATCGCCAGCTTGCAGGATACGATGATTTTTGCGCTAAAAGGAATCGCTGCCTATGCAACACATGCGCGGCAGCTCGGCTATCACGATCCTGAGGTCGATCGCATTACACATGAGGCTTTGTATATGACGTTAACCAATTCCAACTTTAATGTGCAGGAACATCTGGATATGGCTATGAAAGTAGGGAATGCAGCGATTCGTATTATGGATGTACTGGATCGTGCGCATACAGACCGTTTTGGTATTCCGCAACCGATTACGGTTAGTCAGAACCAGATTGAGGGACAGTGCATCGTGGTAACAGGACACAACCTCTATGCATTGGAGGAACTTTTACGCCAAACGGAAGGAAAGGGCATCAACGTGTATACTCATTCGGAAATGTTACCCGCCCATGGATATCCGGCCCTGAAGAAATATGCTCATTTGAAAGGCAATATCGGTAAAGCCTGGTACGATCAACGCAGACTGTTTGAGCAGTTTCCAGGTGCCATTCTTGCAACGACCAATTGTGTCATGCCGATTAAGGGAACCTATGCGGACCGCTTTTTCTCGTACGAAGTGGCTGGTTTGGAGGGGGTTGCCAAAATTATGGATGATGACTTCACTCCCTTGATTGAACGTGCATTATCATTGCCTGCGGCAGATGTACCATCCGAGCAAGTGTTAACCACCGGATACCATCATGAGACGGTGATCGGACTTGCTCCCGAGATTATTCAGGCGGTAAAGGACGGACATATCCGTCGTTTCTTCGTTATTGCAGGCTGCGATGCACCGGGTAAAGGCGGCAACTATTATCGTGAATTGGCTACATCTTTGCCGAATGATACGGTAATTCTGACCACATCCTGCGGCAAATTCCGCTTCAATGATGTGGATTATGGTACCGTTGGGGATACGGGCATTCCCCGTTATATCGATCTGGGGCAATGCAACAACTCCGGTTCTACGGTGAAAATTGCGATGGCCCTAGCGGATGCTTTTGGCTGTACTGTGAACGAATTGCCTGTCAGTATTGTCCTGTCCTGGTTTGAGCAAAAAGCAGTTGCCATCCTACTCGGCCTGTTCAGTCTCGGCATTCAGGATATCCGAATTGGGCCGAAACCTCCTGAGTTTATATCAGCCGGTGTGTTGGATGTGCTTGTTGACATGTTTGGCCTGAAGCTGATCACAACGGCAGAGGAAGACATGAACGCCATGCTGGCGTTGTCGTAG
- a CDS encoding cation-translocating P-type ATPase encodes MQHYRHSAEETLQDVQSSNNGLTTSEAEKRLETEGYNELKGKAATPIWKLFLENFKDPMVIVLLIAAAVQIVLGHLIESLIIFLVILLNAVISVVQTKKAESSLDALRQMSAPEAKVIRDGQKKTIPARNLVPGDIVLLDAGDYVPADGRILESGSLRINEGMLTGESEAAEKHADAIPEEAPIGDRRNMAFSGSLVVYGRGTLVITGTALKTEIGKIAELIENAEAKDTPLQRKLESFSKKLGFFILGLSILIFAIEAGRVWFTEGTENIGPSIVNALMFAVAVAVAAIPEALSSIVTIVLSLGTNKMAKQHAIIRRLPAVEALGSASIICTDKTGTLTQNKMTVVDYYIPHGTKDEFPDDPKQWSAEERRLLHIAVLCNDSNINQEGKELGDPTEVALIAFSNRVNKDYNEIRDQFPREAELPFDSDRKLMSTVHTFEGQTALLTKGGPDVLFSRCSHVFINGEVQPLTSEIRTQFEEKNEAFSKRAFRVLAYAYKKFDDKDQLTIEDEHDLTLVGLTAMIDPPREAVYGSIEESKKAGIRTIMITGDHKTTAQAIGMDIGLAGPDDLALTGAELDKLSDEELDQQLEHISVYARVSPENKIRIVRAWQRKGKIAAMTGDGVNDAPALKQADIGVAMGSGTDVAKDAAAMILTDDNFVSIVNAVSVGRMVFDNIKKAIAYLFAGNLGAIIAILFALVVGWVNPFTALQLLFINLVNDSLPAIALGTEKAEPDVMRRKPRDINEGIFAGGTLQAVITRGVLIGVAVIISQFIGLGISEEMSVAMAFTTLILARSLQTFAARSNTQTIFQVGFTTNKYVLGSILVCLCLYGITLIPGVRSIFAIPNAFGWNEFFIAGGLALAAVILMDVIKWIRNRGTQTSAA; translated from the coding sequence TTGCAACATTACAGACACAGTGCAGAGGAAACACTTCAGGACGTACAGAGTTCCAATAACGGACTCACAACCTCTGAAGCTGAGAAGAGACTGGAGACCGAAGGATATAACGAGTTAAAAGGAAAAGCTGCAACACCCATCTGGAAGCTGTTTCTTGAAAATTTTAAAGATCCCATGGTCATCGTGCTGCTTATTGCTGCCGCTGTTCAAATTGTGCTTGGGCACCTGATTGAATCGCTAATCATTTTTCTCGTCATTCTGTTAAATGCGGTAATCAGTGTTGTACAGACCAAAAAGGCCGAAAGTTCTCTGGATGCACTCCGGCAAATGTCTGCTCCCGAAGCCAAAGTCATTCGTGATGGACAGAAAAAAACGATTCCCGCGCGGAATCTCGTTCCCGGCGACATTGTCCTGCTCGATGCAGGTGATTATGTCCCGGCAGATGGCCGCATTTTGGAATCAGGCAGCTTGCGAATCAACGAGGGCATGCTGACAGGAGAATCCGAAGCAGCGGAGAAACACGCAGATGCCATCCCGGAAGAAGCTCCCATCGGGGATCGCCGCAATATGGCATTCAGTGGATCACTTGTGGTGTATGGTCGGGGTACGCTCGTCATTACGGGTACGGCACTGAAAACGGAAATCGGCAAGATCGCCGAGTTGATTGAAAATGCGGAAGCGAAAGATACTCCCCTGCAACGCAAACTGGAATCGTTCAGCAAGAAGCTGGGCTTTTTCATTCTGGGCTTGTCCATTCTCATTTTTGCCATTGAAGCAGGACGTGTCTGGTTCACCGAAGGAACTGAAAATATAGGCCCCTCCATCGTGAATGCGTTGATGTTCGCTGTTGCTGTAGCTGTCGCCGCCATCCCAGAAGCCCTTTCCTCCATTGTGACGATTGTATTGTCTCTGGGTACGAATAAAATGGCCAAACAGCACGCCATCATTCGACGTCTTCCTGCAGTGGAAGCATTGGGTTCTGCCAGTATTATCTGTACCGACAAAACAGGAACGCTTACCCAGAACAAAATGACGGTGGTGGACTATTACATTCCCCATGGCACCAAAGACGAGTTCCCCGATGATCCGAAGCAATGGTCTGCAGAGGAACGGCGCTTATTACATATTGCAGTACTCTGCAATGATTCAAATATTAACCAGGAAGGCAAGGAACTCGGTGACCCAACCGAGGTGGCACTGATTGCCTTCAGCAACCGGGTGAACAAGGATTACAACGAAATTCGTGACCAGTTTCCGCGTGAAGCCGAGCTTCCTTTTGACTCGGATCGGAAACTGATGAGTACCGTGCACACCTTTGAAGGACAAACGGCCCTGCTGACAAAAGGTGGCCCGGATGTGCTGTTCAGCCGCTGTAGCCATGTTTTTATAAACGGAGAAGTTCAGCCATTAACGTCCGAGATTCGCACGCAGTTTGAAGAGAAAAACGAAGCGTTCTCCAAACGTGCCTTCCGTGTACTAGCTTACGCCTACAAAAAGTTTGATGACAAAGACCAGCTCACGATAGAGGACGAACATGATCTAACACTCGTTGGTCTAACGGCCATGATCGATCCACCGCGTGAAGCGGTATATGGTTCCATCGAAGAGTCCAAGAAGGCGGGGATTCGCACCATCATGATCACCGGCGACCATAAAACAACAGCCCAAGCTATCGGTATGGATATCGGACTTGCTGGCCCGGACGATCTGGCCCTTACCGGAGCGGAGCTGGACAAACTGTCGGATGAGGAACTCGATCAGCAGCTCGAACATATCTCGGTATATGCACGTGTATCTCCTGAAAATAAAATCCGCATCGTTCGTGCTTGGCAGCGCAAAGGCAAGATCGCAGCGATGACCGGAGACGGTGTCAACGACGCACCCGCATTGAAGCAAGCCGACATCGGCGTAGCGATGGGCAGCGGAACGGATGTCGCGAAGGATGCGGCAGCCATGATTTTGACGGATGATAACTTTGTGTCCATCGTGAATGCAGTCAGTGTCGGGCGTATGGTGTTTGATAATATCAAAAAAGCCATTGCTTACCTTTTTGCCGGAAACCTTGGGGCGATTATCGCCATTTTGTTTGCACTTGTGGTTGGTTGGGTGAACCCATTTACGGCCCTTCAGCTTCTCTTCATCAATCTGGTGAATGACTCTCTGCCTGCCATTGCACTAGGTACTGAAAAAGCTGAACCGGATGTTATGCGGCGCAAACCACGAGATATCAACGAAGGCATCTTTGCCGGAGGAACGCTGCAGGCTGTCATTACACGTGGTGTTCTCATTGGGGTAGCAGTTATCATATCCCAATTTATTGGACTTGGCATCTCGGAGGAAATGAGTGTGGCAATGGCGTTTACGACCCTGATTCTGGCAAGGAGTCTGCAAACTTTTGCAGCGCGCTCCAACACACAGACGATCTTCCAGGTCGGCTTCACAACCAACAAATATGTCCTCGGCTCCATCCTAGTTTGTCTCTGCCTCTATGGAATTACGCTGATTCCAGGGGTTCGCAGCATTTTCGCCATCCCGAATGCATTTGGTTGGAATGAATTCTTCATCGCTGGTGGACTAGCTCTCGCCGCGGTCATTCTGATGGATGTCATCAAGTGGATTCGCAATCGCGGCACACAAACCAGCGCAGCCTAA
- a CDS encoding MFS transporter — translation MKDKIVMPLWTCCLFIVVMNTTMFNVSLPVIIHDLQITSDLGSWVISSYSIGYALSTVIYSRLSDRIPVRTLLTVGLLILGLSSVIGLFAHSFAILLVTRILQSAGAGVMAGLGLVIASRYIPLERRGAAIALISAGSAMAFGLGPIVGGLISQYWGWNGLFAITVLVLLALPVLLYFLPRETAKPENPFDMLGAALTVINATSLLVAITQQSWLWLAIGVISLVVHIVYIRKASLPFVNPLVFRTPGFTRLLIIGFCVLVVNLGNLFLMPLVLADLFGRSSLAIGLLIAPGALVSVFCTRFVGRWIDRYGNMRFLMIGHVLLAAVLALFMLGLNQSALIITGGYLFFSPALSASIASLNNEASRVLPKAQIGSGMGLLQLIQFFGGSVSVAVCGLMLHGIPGVPVEKAYHVVYGCLLLVCLASLVIVVWHNKASRSNSTATMAETG, via the coding sequence GTGAAAGATAAAATTGTAATGCCTCTCTGGACATGCTGCCTGTTCATCGTTGTGATGAATACCACCATGTTTAACGTCTCTTTGCCCGTTATTATTCATGATCTTCAGATCACATCGGACCTGGGGTCCTGGGTCATCTCAAGCTACTCCATTGGTTACGCCTTGTCGACGGTGATTTACAGCCGATTGTCTGACCGTATTCCGGTACGCACACTGCTGACGGTGGGATTGCTTATTTTGGGCTTATCTTCAGTCATCGGATTATTTGCCCACAGCTTTGCGATCCTATTGGTAACACGCATTTTGCAATCTGCGGGTGCAGGGGTCATGGCCGGGCTCGGACTTGTCATTGCGAGCCGTTACATCCCGCTGGAGCGCCGCGGAGCTGCCATTGCATTGATCTCGGCAGGTAGTGCAATGGCGTTTGGGCTTGGCCCCATTGTGGGCGGTCTCATTAGTCAGTACTGGGGCTGGAATGGACTCTTTGCCATAACGGTGCTTGTCCTGCTTGCGCTGCCCGTACTGCTCTATTTTCTCCCGCGTGAAACAGCCAAACCGGAGAACCCCTTTGATATGCTCGGTGCAGCATTAACCGTGATAAACGCAACCTCTCTTCTGGTTGCCATCACCCAGCAGTCATGGTTATGGCTCGCCATCGGTGTCATTTCACTTGTTGTGCACATCGTGTATATTCGTAAGGCGAGCCTGCCTTTTGTGAATCCGCTTGTATTCCGAACACCAGGGTTTACCCGGCTGCTGATCATCGGCTTCTGTGTTCTGGTCGTAAATCTGGGCAATCTGTTCCTGATGCCGCTAGTGCTCGCCGATCTGTTTGGACGCTCGTCGCTGGCTATTGGTTTGCTGATTGCTCCTGGAGCTCTCGTCTCGGTATTCTGTACCCGTTTCGTAGGTCGCTGGATTGACCGTTACGGCAATATGCGTTTTCTGATGATTGGACACGTTTTGCTTGCCGCAGTACTTGCTCTGTTTATGTTGGGGCTGAATCAGTCTGCTCTGATTATCACCGGAGGATATCTCTTCTTCTCCCCGGCACTGTCTGCCTCGATCGCTTCGCTCAATAACGAAGCATCTCGGGTGCTGCCCAAAGCGCAAATCGGTTCCGGTATGGGCTTGCTGCAGCTGATCCAGTTTTTTGGCGGTTCGGTATCCGTGGCTGTCTGCGGGTTAATGCTGCACGGCATTCCGGGTGTTCCGGTAGAGAAAGCCTATCATGTTGTATATGGATGTCTGCTCTTGGTCTGTCTGGCCTCGCTTGTCATCGTGGTCTGGCATAACAAAGCTTCACGATCGAACTCTACGGCTACGATGGCCGAGACTGGATAG
- a CDS encoding SMI1/KNR4 family protein, with amino-acid sequence MQIDNIQKHYGIVFPHEYLEFQREVSGKAYDVIENGEVIDWEVRFSALDDQFIANNINLVDDVNPDPRRIIPFAWSVSSGNNYLLDYRTNPESPAVLVMDHEEAMVREDAESESETPEEAQQLLEENVREIAANFNTFIACLKARPNDPVE; translated from the coding sequence ATGCAAATCGATAATATTCAGAAGCATTACGGTATCGTTTTTCCGCACGAGTATCTGGAGTTTCAACGGGAGGTCAGCGGTAAAGCATATGATGTGATTGAGAATGGTGAGGTCATCGATTGGGAAGTTCGTTTCTCTGCTCTCGATGATCAGTTCATCGCAAACAATATTAATCTGGTAGACGATGTGAATCCCGATCCGCGTCGGATTATTCCATTTGCTTGGAGTGTCAGCAGCGGCAACAACTACTTATTGGATTACCGAACGAATCCGGAATCTCCTGCCGTACTGGTTATGGATCATGAAGAGGCGATGGTGCGAGAAGATGCCGAGAGCGAATCAGAGACGCCGGAGGAAGCCCAGCAACTGCTGGAGGAAAATGTACGAGAGATCGCTGCCAATTTCAATACATTCATAGCTTGTTTAAAAGCCAGACCCAATGATCCAGTTGAGTGA
- a CDS encoding DUF2625 domain-containing protein, giving the protein MLKLTVDELVDREHHAWEELKELLDHGQNKCTYIPAQRELGEDALYRLQVSTKSYLGAIAYETAGILLDDGWITLLGSGGDRIFGSLTRWNGVADKPSVPALEGMMVVAYDAAGGFFGMDMGKYGRTGHVYYFAPDTLEWESTELAYSGFINWLANGDLEQYYQTFRWEDWQSDMGQLQTGQVFAYYPPLWTEEGDGERSSKAPVTVEEAWKAALAGK; this is encoded by the coding sequence ATGCTTAAATTAACCGTAGACGAATTAGTGGACCGGGAACATCACGCTTGGGAGGAGCTCAAGGAGTTGTTGGACCATGGACAAAATAAATGCACTTATATTCCTGCGCAGCGAGAGCTCGGAGAGGATGCGCTTTATCGACTCCAAGTAAGTACTAAATCCTATTTGGGAGCCATTGCCTATGAGACAGCGGGCATCCTGCTGGATGATGGCTGGATTACGTTGCTTGGATCTGGCGGTGACCGTATCTTCGGGAGTCTGACCCGTTGGAATGGCGTGGCTGACAAGCCTAGTGTACCCGCACTGGAAGGCATGATGGTCGTCGCTTACGATGCGGCGGGTGGATTTTTCGGAATGGATATGGGCAAGTATGGCCGAACAGGACATGTATACTATTTTGCTCCCGATACGCTGGAGTGGGAATCGACAGAACTGGCTTATTCGGGCTTCATCAACTGGTTGGCTAATGGTGATCTGGAGCAGTACTATCAGACCTTTCGCTGGGAGGACTGGCAGAGTGACATGGGACAGCTTCAGACAGGACAAGTATTCGCGTATTATCCACCGCTTTGGACGGAAGAGGGCGACGGCGAGAGAAGCAGCAAAGCTCCTGTAACTGTGGAGGAAGCCTGGAAGGCAGCACTGGCTGGAAAATAA
- a CDS encoding right-handed parallel beta-helix repeat-containing protein, whose translation MYRIASIALLALTLLATGCQKDEASSVPSPEAVQVPDTQKMYYISPQGNDLNKGTIQSPWKTLQYAADHATPGSTVYLREGVYHQKVRITRSGNSSGNPTLFSSYPQEKVIIDGEGLSVRGIEGLIEVENASYITIQNLEIRNFTTSLRGQVPTGIYVHGAGEHIQLLGNTVHSIANDAAPSGPDLQGRDAHGIAIYGTEHPQALRDIIIKDNELYDLVLGSSESLAVNGNVDTFAILDNTIHDTDNIGIDLIGYEGTSEDDTYDLARNGVVRGNEVYNISSNFNPSYGTNLPNDSNSAGGIYVDGGKNHIIDHNRVYRNDIGIEIASEHAGRSTSSITMQDNLIFHNRLTGIAMGGYDEERGSTEDSTIMYNTLVDNDLLDAGNGQLFLQARTKNNTFKRNILVSGSSDVLIYNEYTSNSGNVFDHNVYYSSAPQEEAMWVWKNREYSGFSSYMEGSGNDAHSLYVDPKFMDETNEDFTLQANSPAKGYGFMSQE comes from the coding sequence TTGTATCGTATAGCTTCAATTGCACTCCTGGCCCTGACCCTGTTAGCAACCGGTTGTCAGAAGGATGAGGCTTCATCCGTCCCTTCTCCCGAGGCTGTGCAGGTACCGGATACCCAGAAGATGTATTACATATCACCACAAGGAAATGATTTGAATAAAGGAACCATTCAATCTCCCTGGAAAACGCTGCAGTACGCTGCCGACCATGCCACCCCGGGAAGCACCGTTTATTTGCGAGAAGGTGTATATCACCAAAAGGTCAGAATTACTCGTAGCGGCAACTCATCGGGCAATCCTACGCTCTTTTCCAGCTATCCACAGGAGAAGGTCATTATTGATGGTGAAGGTCTGTCAGTACGCGGCATAGAGGGTTTGATTGAAGTCGAAAATGCCAGCTATATTACGATTCAAAATCTCGAAATCCGCAACTTTACAACCTCACTTCGGGGACAAGTACCTACTGGTATATATGTTCACGGGGCAGGAGAACACATTCAACTGCTGGGCAACACCGTTCATTCCATTGCAAATGATGCTGCACCTTCAGGACCAGATTTACAGGGCAGGGATGCCCATGGAATCGCCATTTATGGCACGGAGCACCCCCAAGCATTGCGGGATATCATCATCAAGGATAATGAACTATATGATCTCGTGCTCGGTTCAAGTGAATCACTCGCAGTCAACGGGAATGTGGATACTTTTGCCATACTGGATAATACGATCCATGATACCGACAACATCGGTATTGATCTGATTGGGTATGAAGGAACATCGGAGGACGATACTTACGATCTGGCGCGAAACGGGGTTGTACGTGGAAATGAGGTCTATAATATCTCTTCCAATTTCAATCCGTCTTATGGAACGAACCTGCCCAATGACAGCAATTCTGCCGGGGGAATCTATGTAGATGGAGGCAAAAATCATATCATCGACCATAATCGGGTATATCGCAACGATATCGGAATTGAGATTGCTTCGGAGCATGCCGGGCGTTCGACGAGCAGCATAACGATGCAGGATAATCTGATTTTTCATAATAGGCTTACAGGCATCGCCATGGGCGGCTATGATGAGGAACGAGGTTCTACCGAGGACAGTACAATTATGTACAATACGTTAGTGGATAATGACTTGCTGGATGCAGGCAATGGACAGCTATTCTTGCAAGCCCGAACGAAAAACAATACGTTTAAACGGAACATTCTTGTATCAGGCAGCTCTGACGTGCTCATTTACAATGAATACACCAGTAATTCGGGGAATGTGTTTGATCATAACGTTTACTACTCCTCTGCACCACAAGAAGAGGCAATGTGGGTTTGGAAAAACAGGGAGTACTCCGGCTTCTCCTCCTATATGGAGGGATCAGGAAATGACGCGCATTCATTATATGTGGACCCGAAATTTATGGATGAGACCAACGAAGACTTCACTCTCCAAGCCAATTCACCTGCCAAGGGATATGGATTTATGAGCCAGGAGTAA
- a CDS encoding methyl-accepting chemotaxis protein, with the protein MNQVEAVLVAMPFIREATRQDVSISVMDREKFLFFESGKALKYDYKAGDPIADIHRDFKMLKNESKTREHYPAEVFGIATDSYFLPIKNELNEIEAVLCITYSMDTQDQLKKLMNQAGEVTSRLIEGIQHVAAHSEELSATSEEILSNTKRAVEDSSNVNEVVSYIKEISEQTNLLGLNAAIEAARVGEAGAGFGVVATEIRKMSTGTKEATGRIEQSLDAVRKSVLNMEQEIAQISVSSQEQAKLVTEFMNVIDQLNETNHGLRQLVEKITDNAE; encoded by the coding sequence ATGAATCAGGTTGAGGCTGTTTTGGTTGCAATGCCATTTATCCGCGAAGCTACTCGTCAGGATGTTTCCATCTCGGTCATGGACCGGGAAAAGTTCCTGTTTTTCGAATCCGGCAAAGCCTTGAAATATGATTACAAGGCAGGAGATCCGATTGCAGATATACACAGAGACTTCAAGATGTTAAAGAATGAATCCAAGACAAGGGAGCATTATCCGGCTGAGGTTTTTGGTATCGCTACGGATTCCTATTTCCTTCCAATTAAGAATGAACTGAACGAGATAGAAGCGGTCCTTTGCATTACATATAGTATGGATACCCAGGATCAATTGAAAAAACTGATGAATCAGGCAGGAGAAGTTACAAGCAGACTGATTGAGGGTATCCAGCACGTAGCTGCTCACTCGGAAGAGTTGAGTGCAACCTCGGAAGAAATTTTGAGCAATACAAAACGTGCGGTCGAAGATTCCAGTAATGTGAATGAAGTGGTAAGCTACATAAAAGAAATCTCAGAGCAGACCAATCTGCTGGGCTTGAATGCCGCAATTGAAGCAGCACGGGTCGGCGAGGCGGGGGCAGGGTTTGGGGTTGTTGCCACGGAGATCCGTAAAATGTCCACAGGGACCAAGGAAGCTACGGGACGAATTGAGCAATCTCTTGACGCTGTCAGAAAATCCGTGTTGAACATGGAGCAGGAAATTGCCCAGATTTCAGTTTCTTCACAAGAGCAGGCCAAATTGGTCACAGAGTTTATGAATGTGATTGATCAATTGAACGAAACCAATCATGGATTGCGACAACTGGTCGAAAAAATAACCGACAACGCTGAATAA
- a CDS encoding sensor domain-containing diguanylate cyclase, producing the protein MDIQLDVAPCGYFSITDSGIIHSINQTLLTMLGYERNELLGRHIESTMSVTNKLFFHTYFYPYIQLYGHVEEMYFSFRTSDQQDIPVLLNGIRQIRNDESVIDCVVVVMRKRIEHEKDILNTKTKLQELYQATHEANKELERLHEEYKVKQQALIKVNDQLETMASTDLLTGLKNRRFFQDKMLESLSFFRENHCLFSLLVVDIDHFKHINDTYGHPIGDLVLGNLAGLLQSVSRSTDVVARYGGEEFVIIIADCDREQAVTIAERYRSQVASADWGEYNITVSIGAATVSQEDTDQSLFQKADQALYASKTGGRNRVTHAAEAASNGSKPS; encoded by the coding sequence ATGGATATTCAATTAGATGTGGCTCCCTGTGGCTACTTCTCCATCACTGATTCGGGAATCATTCATTCCATCAATCAAACCCTGCTGACCATGCTGGGTTATGAACGCAATGAGCTGTTGGGACGGCATATCGAGTCCACCATGTCGGTGACCAACAAGCTTTTTTTTCATACGTATTTCTACCCCTACATTCAGTTATATGGGCATGTGGAAGAGATGTACTTCTCGTTTCGCACAAGCGATCAGCAGGATATTCCTGTTCTCTTGAACGGAATACGCCAGATCCGCAACGATGAAAGCGTTATCGACTGTGTCGTGGTTGTCATGCGTAAGCGAATTGAACATGAGAAGGATATTCTCAATACCAAAACGAAGCTGCAGGAGCTTTATCAAGCAACACATGAGGCGAACAAGGAGCTTGAACGACTGCACGAAGAATACAAGGTGAAACAGCAGGCGCTAATTAAAGTGAATGATCAGCTGGAGACGATGGCCTCGACGGATCTGCTTACGGGACTCAAGAACCGCAGATTTTTTCAAGATAAAATGCTGGAAAGCCTGTCATTCTTCCGGGAAAATCACTGTCTCTTCTCCCTTCTGGTCGTTGATATTGACCACTTTAAGCATATCAACGATACGTATGGACATCCGATTGGAGATCTGGTTCTGGGTAATCTGGCAGGCCTGCTGCAATCGGTGTCACGGAGCACGGACGTGGTGGCGCGTTATGGCGGAGAAGAATTTGTCATTATTATTGCGGATTGTGATCGAGAGCAAGCTGTGACTATAGCAGAGAGATACCGTTCACAGGTCGCCTCTGCCGATTGGGGAGAGTATAACATTACAGTGAGTATTGGCGCGGCTACGGTTTCGCAGGAAGATACAGATCAGTCATTGTTTCAAAAAGCGGACCAGGCGCTGTATGCCTCCAAAACGGGTGGGCGAAATCGGGTGACGCATGCAGCCGAAGCAGCGAGTAATGGTAGTAAACCTTCATAA
- a CDS encoding alpha/beta fold hydrolase — protein MTIDVLMRNNVKVLGNGSQTIIFAHGFGCDQDMWRFIVPSFTDNYRVVLFDYVGSGQSQINYYDAEKYSSLRGYAQDVLEIMEALNLRDAIFVGHSVSSMIGMLASIEASNYFRHIVMLGPSPRYINDLPNYYGGFDRRDIDELLEMMQMNFIGWASYLAPIVMQNPERKELTEELEKSFCSRDPHIARQFAEVTFFSDCRDELERASVPTLILQCSDDSIAPVEVGDYLHVHLKNSRLQQMTAKGHYPHLSQPEETSRLIKDYLQSV, from the coding sequence ATGACGATTGACGTCCTCATGCGTAACAATGTGAAAGTGTTGGGAAATGGCAGCCAAACGATTATCTTTGCCCATGGGTTTGGATGTGATCAGGATATGTGGCGTTTTATTGTTCCGAGCTTCACGGATAATTATCGTGTCGTTTTATTTGATTATGTAGGCTCTGGCCAATCTCAAATTAACTATTATGATGCTGAAAAATATAGCAGTCTGCGAGGATATGCACAGGATGTGCTGGAGATTATGGAAGCGCTCAATTTGAGAGACGCCATATTTGTCGGGCATTCTGTCAGCAGCATGATTGGCATGCTCGCTTCCATCGAAGCATCCAACTATTTTAGACATATCGTTATGCTGGGGCCTTCCCCACGTTATATAAATGATCTTCCCAATTATTACGGTGGTTTCGACCGGCGTGATATCGATGAGTTACTGGAAATGATGCAGATGAATTTTATCGGATGGGCCAGCTATCTTGCTCCGATCGTGATGCAGAACCCGGAACGGAAAGAACTGACAGAAGAGCTGGAAAAGAGCTTCTGTTCGAGAGATCCGCATATTGCGAGGCAATTCGCTGAGGTGACATTTTTCTCGGATTGTCGAGATGAATTGGAGCGGGCTTCGGTGCCAACACTGATTCTTCAATGCTCGGATGACAGCATTGCTCCGGTTGAAGTCGGGGATTACTTGCATGTGCATCTGAAGAATAGCAGGCTTCAACAGATGACGGCGAAAGGACATTACCCACATTTGAGTCAGCCTGAAGAGACAAGCCGTTTAATTAAAGACTATTTGCAGAGCGTGTAA